A stretch of the Aphis gossypii isolate Hap1 chromosome 2, ASM2018417v2, whole genome shotgun sequence genome encodes the following:
- the LOC114130623 gene encoding phosphopentomutase isoform X1, whose product MDTTFLPEYLELLVKNWLSWNQSQQYAVELAEILVEKNVDKIKNMFDGRLSFGTAGLRGAMSPGFKRMNDLVVIQSAQGLLYYMLSVFGDSLKTSGIIIGYDGRYNSRRFAELTSQVFLKHSVKVYLMNEVCPTPFVAFGIKLYKCCGGIMVTASHNPKEDNGYKVFWENGAQIISPIDKNIEKSITEHLEPEDVWNTEDIYSNNLLVNPLIDLQKHYNCYVDKMLFPNLDKKNTNTVFTYTPMHGVGYNYIKNVFENAKFNPVVVVEQQKDPNPEFPTVPFPNPEEGKSALKLAIETAENNCSRIILANDPDADRLAVAEHPIGSNDWKIFTGNELGALLGWWVIHTYKKIHGKTNPKLVVLSSTVSSAILKSMAKIEGIKFEETLTGFKWMGNRADQLSAEGYNVIYAFEESIGYMCSSEVLDKDGISAAVKISELAIYLEKENRTLSSALEFIYKQYGWHLSVNSYFICNDSLMIKKIFESIRQNNNQPNNYPKSILGGRYSIKSVRDMTTGYDSSTIDHKPVLSVSKSSQMITFHFDNGLIATLRTSGTEPKIKYYAELCSEPENSSDVNKLKSVLDEMVEGIIEEFLKPQENSLIFRNN is encoded by the exons ATGGATACAACATTCCTGCCAGAATATTTAGAATTACTAGTGAAAAATTGGCTTTCATGGAATCAA TCACAACAATATGCTGTCGAACTAGCAGAAATACTTGTAGAGAAAAAtgtggataaaataaaaaatatgtttgatggTCGCCTGTCATTTGGAACAGCGGGCCTGAGAGGAGCGATGAGTCCCGGTTTCAAACGGATGAATGATCTAGTAGTCATACAATCTGCTCAAGGGCTTTTGTATTACATGCTTAGTGTCTTTGGGGATTCATTAAAAACATCCGGTATCATTATTGGATATGATGGAAGATATAATAGTAGAAG attTGCAGAATTGACATCACAAGTTTTCTTAAAACATTCTGTCAAAGTATATCTAATGAATGAAGTCTGCCCAACTCCATTTGTGGCTTTCGGAATAAAGTTATACAAATGTTGTGGTGGGATAATGGTAACTGCGTCACATAATCCAAAAGAAGATAATGGTTATAAAGTATTCTGGGAAAATGGAGCACAA ATTATCTCTCCgattgacaaaaatattgaaaaaagtattacTGAACATTTAGAGCCTGAAGATGTTTGGAATACTGAAgacatttatagtaataatttgttagtaAATCCATTAATTGACCTGCAGAAACATTACAACTGTTATGTTGACAAAATGTTGTTTCCTAATTTGGATAAAAAGAATACAAATACAGTTTTCACATATACCCCTATGCATGGTGTaggctataattatataaaaaatgtgtttgaaaatgCAAAATTTAAT CCAGTGGTAGTTGTTGAACAACAAAAAGATCCAAACCCAGAATTTCCAACTGTTCCATTCCCAAACCCAGAAGAGGGTAAAAGTGCATTAAAATTGGCAATAGAAACAGCTGAAAACAACTGTAGTCGTATTATACTTGCTAACGATCCTGATGCCGACAGATTAGCTGTAGCTGAACATcc gatagGTAGCAATGActggaaaatatttactgGAAACGAACTTGGAGCTTTGTTAGGGTGGTGGGtgatacatacatacaaaaaaatacacgGTAAAACAAATCCTAAATTGGTTGTATTATCAAGCACAGTATCATCTGCAATACTTAAATCCATGGCTAAAATTGAAGGCATCAAATTTGAA gaAACACTCACTGGGTTCAAGTGGATGGGAAATAGAGCTGATCAGCTGTCTGCTGAAGGATATAACGTAATTTATGCCTTTGAAGAGTCTATTGGTTACATGTGCAGCAGTGAGGTTCTGGATAAAGATGGAATATCTGCTGCTGTTAAAATTTCAGAACTAGCTATATActtagaaaaagaaaatagaaCATTATCTTCAGCtttagaatttatatacaaaca atATGGTTGGCATTTATCCGTAAACTCGTATTTTATATGCAACGATAGCTTGatgataaagaaaatatttgaatcaattagacaaaataataatcagcCAAACAAT taTCCAAAATCCATTCTCGGAGGAcgatattcaattaaatcggTTCGAGATATGACAACTGGATATGATTCCAGTACTATAGATCATAAACCAGTATTGTCTGTATCAAAATCATCTCAAATGATAACATTTCATTTTGATAATGGTTTGATTGCTACATTACGAACAAGTGGAACAGaacccaaaataaaatattatgctgaaTTATGCAGTGAACCTGAAAATTCTTC tgatgTTAACAAATTGAAAAGCGTCCTGGATGAAATGGTGGAAGGAATAattgaagaatttttaaaaccacaaGAAAATTCTCTTATTTTTCGCAATAACTAG
- the LOC114130623 gene encoding phosphopentomutase isoform X2: protein MFDGRLSFGTAGLRGAMSPGFKRMNDLVVIQSAQGLLYYMLSVFGDSLKTSGIIIGYDGRYNSRRFAELTSQVFLKHSVKVYLMNEVCPTPFVAFGIKLYKCCGGIMVTASHNPKEDNGYKVFWENGAQIISPIDKNIEKSITEHLEPEDVWNTEDIYSNNLLVNPLIDLQKHYNCYVDKMLFPNLDKKNTNTVFTYTPMHGVGYNYIKNVFENAKFNPVVVVEQQKDPNPEFPTVPFPNPEEGKSALKLAIETAENNCSRIILANDPDADRLAVAEHPIGSNDWKIFTGNELGALLGWWVIHTYKKIHGKTNPKLVVLSSTVSSAILKSMAKIEGIKFEETLTGFKWMGNRADQLSAEGYNVIYAFEESIGYMCSSEVLDKDGISAAVKISELAIYLEKENRTLSSALEFIYKQYGWHLSVNSYFICNDSLMIKKIFESIRQNNNQPNNYPKSILGGRYSIKSVRDMTTGYDSSTIDHKPVLSVSKSSQMITFHFDNGLIATLRTSGTEPKIKYYAELCSEPENSSDVNKLKSVLDEMVEGIIEEFLKPQENSLIFRNN from the exons atgtttgatggTCGCCTGTCATTTGGAACAGCGGGCCTGAGAGGAGCGATGAGTCCCGGTTTCAAACGGATGAATGATCTAGTAGTCATACAATCTGCTCAAGGGCTTTTGTATTACATGCTTAGTGTCTTTGGGGATTCATTAAAAACATCCGGTATCATTATTGGATATGATGGAAGATATAATAGTAGAAG attTGCAGAATTGACATCACAAGTTTTCTTAAAACATTCTGTCAAAGTATATCTAATGAATGAAGTCTGCCCAACTCCATTTGTGGCTTTCGGAATAAAGTTATACAAATGTTGTGGTGGGATAATGGTAACTGCGTCACATAATCCAAAAGAAGATAATGGTTATAAAGTATTCTGGGAAAATGGAGCACAA ATTATCTCTCCgattgacaaaaatattgaaaaaagtattacTGAACATTTAGAGCCTGAAGATGTTTGGAATACTGAAgacatttatagtaataatttgttagtaAATCCATTAATTGACCTGCAGAAACATTACAACTGTTATGTTGACAAAATGTTGTTTCCTAATTTGGATAAAAAGAATACAAATACAGTTTTCACATATACCCCTATGCATGGTGTaggctataattatataaaaaatgtgtttgaaaatgCAAAATTTAAT CCAGTGGTAGTTGTTGAACAACAAAAAGATCCAAACCCAGAATTTCCAACTGTTCCATTCCCAAACCCAGAAGAGGGTAAAAGTGCATTAAAATTGGCAATAGAAACAGCTGAAAACAACTGTAGTCGTATTATACTTGCTAACGATCCTGATGCCGACAGATTAGCTGTAGCTGAACATcc gatagGTAGCAATGActggaaaatatttactgGAAACGAACTTGGAGCTTTGTTAGGGTGGTGGGtgatacatacatacaaaaaaatacacgGTAAAACAAATCCTAAATTGGTTGTATTATCAAGCACAGTATCATCTGCAATACTTAAATCCATGGCTAAAATTGAAGGCATCAAATTTGAA gaAACACTCACTGGGTTCAAGTGGATGGGAAATAGAGCTGATCAGCTGTCTGCTGAAGGATATAACGTAATTTATGCCTTTGAAGAGTCTATTGGTTACATGTGCAGCAGTGAGGTTCTGGATAAAGATGGAATATCTGCTGCTGTTAAAATTTCAGAACTAGCTATATActtagaaaaagaaaatagaaCATTATCTTCAGCtttagaatttatatacaaaca atATGGTTGGCATTTATCCGTAAACTCGTATTTTATATGCAACGATAGCTTGatgataaagaaaatatttgaatcaattagacaaaataataatcagcCAAACAAT taTCCAAAATCCATTCTCGGAGGAcgatattcaattaaatcggTTCGAGATATGACAACTGGATATGATTCCAGTACTATAGATCATAAACCAGTATTGTCTGTATCAAAATCATCTCAAATGATAACATTTCATTTTGATAATGGTTTGATTGCTACATTACGAACAAGTGGAACAGaacccaaaataaaatattatgctgaaTTATGCAGTGAACCTGAAAATTCTTC tgatgTTAACAAATTGAAAAGCGTCCTGGATGAAATGGTGGAAGGAATAattgaagaatttttaaaaccacaaGAAAATTCTCTTATTTTTCGCAATAACTAG
- the LOC114130609 gene encoding nucleosome assembly protein 1-like 1 has translation MSAENDNDSSSSGSEMEQDAPLKHKSGFRGEGDDIMPILPPVVKKRVKALKKLLVAQTDVDTKFYTELHVLECKYHKEYLQYYNKRSDIVQGNYEPTEEECDFPSDEEDDVKDLSTDMEGKIKLEESKADAVVDSTNDNLKGIPDFWLTILKNTSLISDMIQPHDEPILSHLTDIKVYLLEEPMGFALEFHFSPNEWFTNTVLTKEYEMKCVPEKNNPLSFEGPEIFKCKGCTIQWNKGKNVTVKVVKKKQKHKVKGAVRFVNKTVQNVSFFHFFSPPTVPDDPETEVDEEIDNLLTTDFEIGHYIRERIIPRAVLYYTGEALLDENDYDEDDDEEESDNDEDDDDDEDEETGNDPEYNPRQDKLLNKQVNPAECKQQ, from the exons atGTCTGCAGAAAATGACAATGATTCTTCATCATCTGGTTCTGAAATGGAACAGGACGctccattaaaacataaatctgGTTTTAGAGGTGAAGGAGATGATATAATGCCA attcttCCACCAGTTGTGAAGAAACGTGTGAAGGCCTTGAAAAAGTTACTTGTAGCGCAGACTGATGTTGATACTAAATTCTACACTGAGCTTCATGTTCTTGAATGCAAATATCATAAAGAGtatttgcaatattataataag cgaAGTGATATAGTTCAAGGAAACTATGAACCTACCGAAGAAGAATGTGATTTTCCTTCAGATGAAGAAGATGATGTTAAAGATCTCTCTACAGATATGgaaggaaaaataaaacttgaaGAATCAAAAGC TGATGCTGTTGTAGACAGTACTAACGACAATTTAAAAGGCATTCCAGACTTTTGGCtaactattttaaagaatacaaGTCTTATCAGTGATATGATTCAACCCCATGATGAACCTATTCTTAGTCATTTGACAGATATCAAAGTTTATCTGTTGGAAGAACCCATG ggTTTTGCTTTGGAATTCCATTTTTCTCCTAATGAATGGTTTACCAATACTGTATTAACTAAGGAATATGAAATGAAATGTGTTCCCGAAAAGAACAATCCATTAAGTTTTGAAGGacctgaaattttcaagtgcaaa ggtTGCACTATTCAATGGAATAAAGGAAAGAATGTGACAGTGAAAGTAGTTAAGaagaaacaaaaacataagGTGAAGGGTGCTGTTCGCTTTGTTAACAAGACTGTACAAAATGTATCATTCTTCCATTTCTTCAGTCCTCCTACTG TGCCAGATGATCCAGAAACTGAAGTTGACGAAGAAATTGATAATTTGTTGACAACAGATTTTGAAATCGGCCATTACATCCGTGAAAGAATAATTCCTAGAGCTGTTCTGTATTATACAG gTGAAGCATTATTGGATGAAAATGATTATGATGAAGATGATGATGAGGAAGAGTCTGATAATGATGAAGACGATGATGACGATGAAGATGAAGAAACTGGTAATGATCCTGAATACAATCCACGTCAGGATAAATTGTTGAACAAACAAGTCAACCCAGCTGAATGTAAACAACAGTAA